A genomic region of [Eubacterium] eligens ATCC 27750 contains the following coding sequences:
- the scfB gene encoding thioether cross-link-forming SCIFF peptide maturase, translating to MIHQYKNNGYNIVLDVNSGSVHVVDDMVYDIIGLYENNTLEQITDALRDRYSVQDIKEAYEEIDELKEAGQLFTEDIYEPYIDNFKDRPTVVKALCLHIAHDCNLACKYCFAEEGEYHGRRALMSYEVGKKALDFLVANSGSRKNLEVDFFGGEPTMNFEVVKQLVEYGRSIEEANNKKFRFTLTTNGILLNDEILDFANKEMSNIVLSIDGRKEINDLMRPTRNNHGSSYDIIMPKFKKVAESRNQMNYYVRGTFTHNNLDFSEDVLHLADEGFEQISVEPVVAQPTDSYAIREEDIPFLCEQYDILAKEIIKRKKAGKGFNFFHFMIDINGGPCVAKRLSGCGSGCEYLAVTPWGDFYPCHQFVGNEDFLMGNVDDGIVRPDIRDMFKNSNVYSKEKCKNCFAKFYCSGGCAANSYNFHGNINDAYDVGCELQKKRIECAIMIRAAMAEEE from the coding sequence ATGATACATCAGTATAAGAATAACGGTTATAATATCGTATTGGATGTCAACAGCGGCTCAGTACATGTTGTTGATGATATGGTATACGATATTATAGGACTTTATGAGAATAATACTCTTGAGCAGATTACAGATGCACTTAGAGACAGATATTCTGTTCAGGATATTAAAGAGGCATATGAAGAGATTGACGAACTTAAGGAAGCAGGTCAGCTCTTTACAGAAGATATATATGAACCATATATAGATAATTTTAAGGACAGACCTACAGTTGTTAAGGCTTTATGTCTTCATATAGCACATGACTGTAATCTTGCATGTAAATATTGCTTTGCAGAAGAAGGCGAATATCATGGAAGAAGAGCTCTTATGAGTTACGAGGTAGGAAAGAAGGCTCTTGATTTCCTTGTTGCCAATTCAGGCTCAAGAAAGAATCTTGAGGTAGACTTCTTTGGCGGTGAGCCAACTATGAATTTTGAAGTTGTTAAGCAGCTTGTTGAATACGGAAGAAGCATAGAAGAGGCTAATAATAAGAAGTTCAGATTCACACTTACGACTAATGGTATTCTTCTTAATGACGAGATTCTTGATTTCGCCAATAAGGAGATGAGTAATATTGTACTTAGCATAGATGGACGTAAGGAGATTAATGACCTTATGCGTCCGACAAGGAATAACCACGGCAGCTCATATGACATTATAATGCCTAAGTTTAAGAAGGTGGCAGAGAGCAGAAATCAGATGAATTATTATGTCAGAGGTACATTTACACATAATAATCTGGATTTTTCAGAAGATGTTCTTCATCTTGCTGATGAGGGATTTGAGCAGATTTCTGTTGAGCCTGTTGTTGCACAGCCGACAGATTCATATGCTATAAGAGAAGAGGATATTCCGTTCCTTTGTGAACAGTATGATATCCTTGCGAAAGAAATCATTAAGCGAAAGAAAGCTGGTAAAGGCTTTAATTTCTTCCACTTTATGATAGATATTAATGGTGGTCCATGTGTTGCCAAGAGATTGTCAGGATGTGGTTCAGGCTGTGAGTATCTTGCAGTTACACCTTGGGGAGATTTCTACCCATGTCATCAGTTTGTTGGTAACGAAGATTTCCTTATGGGTAATGTTGATGATGGAATAGTAAGACCAGACATCAGAGACATGTTTAAGAATAGTAATGTCTATTCAAAGGAAAAATGTAAGAATTGTTTTGCAAAATTCTATTGCAGTGGTGGTTGTGCAGCTAACTCATATAACTTCCATGGTAATATCAATGATGCGTATGATGTTGGATGTGAACTTCAGAAAAAGCGTATAGAATGTGCAATAATGATTCGTGCGGCCATGGCTGAGGAAGAATAA
- the scfA gene encoding six-cysteine ranthipeptide SCIFF: MKHIKTISNRVLKDTMKHGGCGECQTSCQSACKTSCTVGNQSCENKNN; this comes from the coding sequence GTGAAACATATTAAGACAATCAGCAACCGCGTATTAAAGGATACAATGAAGCACGGCGGATGTGGCGAGTGCCAGACATCATGCCAGTCAGCATGTAAGACATCTTGCACAGTTGGTAACCAGAGCTGTGAGAATAAGAATAACTAG
- a CDS encoding MATE family efflux transporter, producing MFTSKDLKKLIIPLIFEQLLAVSVGFVDTFMVSIAGEAAVSGVALVDNISNLLIQILSALATGGAVVCSQYLGSRNIDMSKKSAGQLIFIMSALSSLLMVISLIGNHGIINFIFGKIETDVFESASIYFYITAISYPFLGVYNAGAALFRSIGNSKISMNTSLIMNIINICGNALFIFVFDMGVAGVALATLISRIISAIIIIGFMFRTESAIRIKTCKDFLPSPSIIKKILSIGLPSGLENGMFQIGKLSVSSLVSTFGTAAIAANSVANSVTMFANIPGNAIGMAMITVIGQCIGAKKPDEAKRYGKKLMFIAYAGILATNIVMTIVAVPVVGLFHLSPEATKTGLSLIHCFSIVAIFIWPLSFTMPNALRAAGDAKYTMMVSIFSMWAFRVGSSYLLGGTLGLGVLGVWFGMFIDWGFRSLAFLIRFIRGKWTQKAVI from the coding sequence ATGTTTACATCTAAAGATTTAAAGAAGCTTATTATTCCTCTGATATTTGAACAGCTGCTGGCTGTCAGCGTAGGTTTTGTTGATACATTCATGGTATCAATAGCAGGAGAGGCGGCAGTTTCAGGTGTCGCACTTGTTGATAATATAAGCAACCTGCTTATCCAGATATTATCAGCTCTTGCAACCGGAGGTGCTGTTGTATGCAGCCAGTATCTTGGCAGCAGGAACATTGATATGTCCAAGAAATCTGCCGGACAGCTTATATTTATTATGAGTGCACTATCATCATTACTAATGGTTATCTCTCTCATAGGCAATCACGGTATCATCAATTTCATATTTGGCAAGATTGAAACAGATGTATTTGAAAGTGCAAGTATATATTTCTATATAACAGCAATCTCATACCCGTTCCTCGGTGTTTATAATGCAGGTGCAGCTCTTTTTAGAAGTATTGGAAACAGCAAGATAAGTATGAACACAAGCCTTATCATGAACATAATCAATATTTGTGGGAATGCTTTATTTATATTTGTATTTGATATGGGAGTTGCCGGTGTAGCTTTAGCCACTCTTATTTCGCGAATCATATCAGCCATAATTATTATTGGATTTATGTTCAGAACAGAATCAGCAATAAGAATAAAGACCTGCAAAGATTTTCTTCCATCACCTTCTATCATTAAGAAGATTCTGTCTATTGGTCTTCCGAGCGGATTGGAAAACGGCATGTTCCAGATAGGTAAGCTTTCTGTTTCAAGCCTTGTTTCAACATTTGGTACTGCTGCCATCGCTGCCAACTCTGTTGCCAATTCTGTTACAATGTTTGCCAATATTCCGGGTAACGCAATTGGCATGGCAATGATTACTGTTATTGGCCAGTGTATAGGTGCAAAGAAGCCTGATGAAGCCAAAAGATATGGAAAAAAACTTATGTTTATTGCATATGCAGGTATTCTTGCAACCAACATTGTAATGACAATAGTTGCCGTTCCTGTGGTAGGACTTTTCCATCTGTCACCGGAAGCAACCAAAACCGGTTTAAGCCTTATCCATTGCTTCTCAATTGTAGCAATATTCATATGGCCACTTAGCTTTACTATGCCTAATGCTCTCCGTGCTGCCGGTGATGCCAAATACACAATGATGGTAAGCATCTTCTCTATGTGGGCATTCCGTGTGGGAAGCAGTTACCTTCTTGGTGGTACATTAGGACTTGGCGTGCTCGGTGTATGGTTTGGTATGTTCATCGACTGGGGATTCCGTTCACTTGCATTCCTTATAAGATTCATACGTGGAAAATGGACACAGAAGGCGGTTATATGA
- a CDS encoding methionyl aminopeptidase — translation MIKKLGRNDHCWCGSGKKYKACHEAFDDKLRYLEDIGHIVPSHKLIKTPEQIEKIKESARINVACLDAVAAEIHEGMNTAEIDKIVYDVTTDMGGIPAPLNYEGYPYSVCTSVNEQVCHGFPSKDVILKSGDIVNVDCSTILHGYFSDSSRMFCIGDVKPEVKKLVDVTKECVELGLEQVKPWGFLGDMGQAVHDHAYANGYTVVREIGGHGVGLEFHEDPWVGYNTRKGTDMVMAPGMMFTIEPMVNMGKVNVVTDEKNGWEVSTADGLPSAQWEIQVLVTEDGHEVISW, via the coding sequence ATGATTAAGAAATTAGGAAGAAACGACCATTGCTGGTGTGGCAGTGGTAAGAAATACAAAGCGTGTCATGAAGCATTTGACGATAAGTTAAGATATCTCGAGGATATTGGACATATTGTGCCATCACACAAGTTAATCAAGACACCTGAACAGATTGAGAAAATTAAAGAGAGTGCCAGGATAAATGTTGCGTGCCTTGATGCGGTTGCAGCAGAAATACATGAGGGCATGAACACTGCGGAGATTGATAAGATTGTATATGATGTAACCACTGATATGGGAGGAATTCCAGCACCACTTAATTATGAAGGATATCCTTACAGTGTGTGTACATCTGTTAATGAGCAGGTATGCCACGGATTTCCATCTAAGGATGTTATCCTTAAGTCAGGTGATATTGTAAATGTTGACTGTTCTACAATTCTTCACGGATATTTTTCAGATTCATCAAGAATGTTCTGTATAGGTGATGTTAAGCCTGAGGTAAAGAAGCTTGTTGATGTTACTAAGGAATGTGTTGAATTAGGACTTGAGCAGGTTAAGCCTTGGGGCTTCTTAGGCGATATGGGACAGGCAGTACATGACCATGCATATGCTAATGGATATACTGTTGTAAGAGAAATCGGCGGCCATGGAGTCGGACTTGAATTTCATGAAGACCCATGGGTTGGGTACAACACCAGAAAAGGAACAGATATGGTTATGGCTCCGGGAATGATGTTTACAATAGAGCCTATGGTTAATATGGGTAAGGTAAATGTTGTTACAGATGAAAAGAACGGCTGGGAAGTATCTACAGCTGATGGACTTCCTTCAGCACAGTGGGAAATTCAGGTTCTTGTAACAGAGGACGGACACGAAGTAATAAGTTGGTAA
- the eno gene encoding phosphopyruvate hydratase — protein sequence MAAYLEIEKVIGREILDSRGNPTVEAEVYLADGTVGRGAAPSGASTGEFEALELRDKDKSRYLGKGVTKAVENINTVINDCLFGIDASDIYAVDAAMIKADGTKDKSNLGANAILAVSIAAARAASVSLDIPLYRFLGGVSGNRLPVPMMNIINGGCHALSSGLDVQEFMIMPVGAPSFKECLRWCAEVFHALAAILKERGLATSVGDEGGFAPALKSDEEAIETILQAVEKAGYKPGRDFRIAMDAASSEWKSEKGKGYYKLPKAGTEYTAEELIEHWAKLCEKYPIISIEDGLDEEDWEGWKKLTDRLGDKVQLVGDDLFVTNTERLSKGIELGAGNAILIKLNQIGSVSETLEAIKMAHKAGYTAISSHRSGETADTTIADLAVALNTCQIKTGAPSRSERVAKYNQLLRIEEQLGASAVYPGIRAFNVNND from the coding sequence ATGGCAGCATATTTAGAGATTGAAAAGGTTATAGGCAGAGAAATTCTTGATTCAAGAGGCAATCCTACAGTTGAGGCAGAGGTTTATCTTGCGGATGGAACTGTTGGAAGAGGCGCGGCACCTTCAGGAGCATCTACAGGTGAATTTGAGGCGCTTGAGTTAAGAGATAAGGATAAGTCAAGATATTTGGGAAAGGGCGTTACTAAGGCAGTAGAGAACATAAACACTGTTATTAATGACTGTCTCTTTGGAATAGATGCATCTGATATATATGCAGTTGATGCAGCGATGATTAAAGCTGATGGAACTAAGGATAAGTCTAATCTTGGTGCAAATGCTATTCTTGCGGTATCTATTGCAGCAGCAAGAGCAGCATCTGTATCTTTAGATATTCCTCTTTACAGGTTCTTAGGCGGAGTATCAGGAAACAGGCTTCCTGTTCCAATGATGAATATTATTAATGGAGGCTGCCATGCATTATCAAGCGGACTTGATGTTCAGGAATTCATGATTATGCCTGTTGGTGCACCAAGCTTTAAGGAATGCTTAAGATGGTGTGCAGAGGTATTTCATGCACTTGCAGCTATACTTAAAGAAAGAGGACTTGCAACCTCTGTAGGTGATGAGGGCGGTTTTGCTCCGGCACTTAAGTCGGATGAGGAAGCAATTGAGACAATATTACAGGCAGTAGAAAAGGCTGGATATAAGCCGGGCAGGGACTTTAGGATTGCAATGGATGCAGCTTCTTCAGAGTGGAAGAGTGAGAAAGGAAAGGGTTATTACAAGCTTCCTAAGGCTGGAACAGAGTATACAGCAGAGGAGCTTATTGAGCACTGGGCTAAATTATGTGAGAAGTATCCTATTATATCTATTGAAGATGGTCTTGATGAAGAGGACTGGGAAGGCTGGAAGAAGCTTACAGACAGACTTGGAGATAAGGTTCAGCTTGTAGGTGATGATCTTTTTGTTACTAATACAGAGAGACTCTCTAAGGGAATTGAACTTGGAGCAGGTAATGCAATTCTTATCAAGCTTAATCAGATTGGTTCAGTTTCAGAGACACTTGAAGCTATCAAGATGGCTCATAAGGCAGGATATACAGCAATCAGCTCACACAGATCAGGTGAGACAGCAGATACAACAATTGCAGACCTCGCTGTTGCTCTTAACACTTGCCAGATTAAGACAGGTGCTCCTTCAAGATCAGAAAGAGTTGCTAAGTATAACCAGCTTTTAAGAATTGAGGAACAGCTTGGCGCCAGTGCGGTATATCCGGGAATCAGGGCTTTTAATGTTAATAATGATTAA
- a CDS encoding amino acid ABC transporter ATP-binding protein, giving the protein MKKLLEISHLKKSFGDTEVLKDISMEVNEGEVVAILGPSGSGKSTLLRCATLLETMDAGTLKLGGETACEDKDGVSVYVGKKELREIKNTYGLVFQNFNLFPHYTVMKNVTDAPVCVQKRDKNEVEKEAKELLKKVGLDGKENSYPCQLSGGQQQRVAIARALAMNPEMLFFDEPTSALDPEITAGILKVLRQLADEKMTMIIVTHEIEFARKVADRVIFMDGGVIVEQGKPEDVIDNPSNERTKAFLQKMEK; this is encoded by the coding sequence ATGAAGAAATTATTAGAAATATCACATTTAAAGAAATCCTTCGGCGATACTGAGGTGCTTAAGGATATATCAATGGAAGTTAATGAGGGGGAGGTTGTTGCAATTCTTGGACCTTCCGGATCAGGTAAATCAACATTGCTTCGATGTGCAACACTTCTTGAGACAATGGATGCAGGAACTCTTAAGTTAGGTGGTGAAACTGCATGTGAGGACAAGGACGGAGTTTCAGTGTATGTTGGAAAGAAAGAATTAAGAGAAATCAAGAATACATATGGACTTGTGTTTCAGAACTTTAATCTTTTTCCACATTATACAGTCATGAAAAATGTTACTGATGCACCTGTTTGTGTCCAGAAAAGGGACAAGAATGAAGTAGAGAAAGAAGCCAAAGAGCTTTTAAAGAAAGTTGGACTTGATGGCAAGGAGAACAGTTATCCATGCCAGTTGTCAGGAGGACAGCAGCAGCGAGTTGCGATAGCAAGAGCACTTGCAATGAATCCTGAAATGCTTTTCTTCGACGAGCCTACATCAGCACTTGACCCTGAGATTACTGCAGGAATTCTTAAGGTTTTAAGACAGCTTGCTGATGAAAAGATGACAATGATTATAGTTACACATGAGATTGAATTTGCAAGAAAGGTTGCAGACAGGGTAATATTCATGGATGGCGGAGTTATTGTTGAGCAGGGAAAGCCGGAGGATGTTATTGACAATCCAAGTAATGAAAGAACCAAAGCATTTTTACAGAAGATGGAAAAATAA
- a CDS encoding amino acid ABC transporter permease — MDIVKQLSSGMLATLAIFFLTLIFSMPLGLLVCEIRKSRIGIVRWIARIYISIMRGTPLMLQLLVVFFGPYYLFGMKVTATYRFYAVIIGFALNYAAYFAEIYRGGIESIPKGQYEAAEVLGYSKVQTFWKIIFPQMVKRVLPPVTNEVITLVKDTSLAFALAYTEMFTLAKQVAASTASIMPLFIAGLFYYIFNFLVAMVMEKLEKRMQYFD, encoded by the coding sequence GTGGATATAGTTAAGCAGCTTTCATCAGGAATGTTAGCAACTCTTGCAATATTCTTCTTAACACTTATATTCTCAATGCCGCTAGGACTTCTTGTATGTGAAATAAGAAAGTCAAGAATAGGCATTGTAAGATGGATTGCGAGAATATACATATCTATAATGAGAGGAACTCCTCTTATGTTACAGCTTCTTGTTGTGTTCTTCGGACCATATTATCTGTTTGGAATGAAGGTTACGGCAACATACAGATTCTATGCTGTAATTATTGGATTTGCACTTAATTATGCAGCATATTTTGCAGAAATATACAGAGGTGGAATTGAGAGCATACCTAAGGGACAGTACGAGGCAGCAGAGGTACTCGGATATTCCAAGGTACAGACATTCTGGAAGATTATATTCCCTCAGATGGTTAAGAGAGTACTTCCTCCGGTTACTAACGAGGTTATAACACTTGTTAAGGATACATCACTTGCATTTGCACTTGCTTACACAGAAATGTTTACACTTGCCAAGCAGGTAGCGGCTTCAACAGCAAGTATCATGCCATTATTCATAGCAGGATTGTTCTATTACATTTTCAATTTCCTTGTTGCTATGGTTATGGAAAAGCTAGAAAAGCGTATGCAGTATTTTGATTAA
- a CDS encoding AEC family transporter, giving the protein MDSFLYSINATVPIFLVMIVGWVIKQIGVIDDHFANVANKYVFKVALPVLLFRDLAAADFKSQFDVKFVLYCMIVTTIMFSGIWICTEIFMKDDTQKGAFVQASFRSSAAILGMAFIQNMYQSTGMAPLMIVAAVPLFNIFSVIVLTFKAHPECHGSTEEQSTDKKENIKKACFNIATNPIIIGIVLGLLSSLAGLRYPVIINKTINNIAQTATPVALICIGASFEGKKAIKKIKPTVIATFLKLVGLAAIFLPIAVKMGFRNQELMAILIMLASPSTVTCFVMAKGMDNDEVLSSSIVVLTTLLSSVTLTAWIFILRNFGLI; this is encoded by the coding sequence ATGGACAGCTTCTTATATAGTATAAATGCAACGGTACCAATATTTTTAGTTATGATAGTTGGCTGGGTAATAAAGCAGATTGGCGTTATAGATGACCATTTTGCAAATGTGGCTAATAAATATGTATTTAAGGTGGCACTTCCAGTACTGTTATTCAGGGATTTAGCAGCAGCAGATTTTAAATCGCAGTTTGATGTTAAGTTTGTACTGTACTGTATGATAGTCACTACTATAATGTTTAGCGGAATATGGATATGCACAGAGATATTCATGAAGGATGATACGCAGAAGGGTGCATTTGTGCAGGCATCATTCAGAAGCAGTGCGGCGATACTTGGGATGGCATTCATACAGAATATGTACCAGAGTACAGGAATGGCACCACTTATGATAGTTGCTGCAGTTCCGTTGTTTAATATATTTTCGGTAATAGTGCTTACCTTTAAGGCACATCCTGAGTGTCATGGCAGCACAGAAGAACAATCTACGGATAAGAAAGAAAACATTAAAAAAGCGTGCTTTAATATTGCAACTAATCCGATAATTATAGGAATTGTGCTGGGGTTGTTATCTTCTCTTGCAGGATTAAGATATCCGGTAATTATCAATAAGACAATTAATAATATTGCGCAGACAGCTACACCTGTTGCACTTATATGTATTGGTGCGTCATTTGAAGGGAAAAAGGCAATTAAGAAGATTAAACCTACGGTTATTGCTACATTTTTAAAACTCGTGGGTCTAGCAGCAATATTTCTTCCTATAGCAGTAAAAATGGGATTTCGTAATCAGGAACTTATGGCAATTCTTATTATGCTTGCTTCACCATCTACAGTTACCTGCTTTGTTATGGCTAAAGGTATGGATAATGACGAGGTGCTGTCATCAAGCATAGTTGTGCTTACAACATTACTTTCAAGTGTGACTCTTACAGCGTGGATATTTATATTGAGAAATTTTGGACTTATTTAG
- the thiD gene encoding bifunctional hydroxymethylpyrimidine kinase/phosphomethylpyrimidine kinase: MNTALTIAGSDCSGGAGIQADLKTFAAHKVYGMSAITALTAQNTLGVTGISESSPEFLKAQLDAIFTDIYPDAVKIGMVASKELIETIADALITYKARNIVLDPVMVSTSGSRLIKEDAAEVLKERLMVLADVITPNIPETEVLTGMTVDSADSMEKAAIKIYENLKSKGGHAAVLVKGGHAVHTANDCLCVDGRIVWLNGERVDNPNTHGTGCTLSSAIAANLAQGLSIEESVKAAKEYLTGALKAGLNLGSGSGPLDHTYWLDINK, from the coding sequence ATGAATACAGCATTAACAATAGCAGGAAGTGATTGCAGTGGTGGAGCAGGAATACAGGCAGACTTAAAAACATTTGCAGCACATAAGGTATATGGAATGTCAGCAATTACTGCCCTTACAGCACAGAATACTTTAGGAGTTACAGGAATATCGGAATCTTCACCTGAATTTCTTAAGGCACAGCTTGATGCAATATTTACAGATATATATCCTGATGCAGTTAAGATAGGAATGGTTGCGTCAAAGGAACTTATAGAAACAATAGCAGATGCGTTAATTACATATAAGGCAAGAAATATTGTTCTTGACCCAGTAATGGTATCAACAAGTGGAAGCAGACTTATTAAGGAAGATGCAGCAGAGGTTCTTAAAGAACGCCTGATGGTGCTTGCAGATGTTATTACACCTAATATTCCGGAGACAGAAGTGCTTACAGGAATGACTGTTGACAGTGCAGATTCAATGGAGAAAGCAGCAATAAAGATATATGAGAATCTTAAATCAAAAGGAGGACATGCGGCTGTCTTAGTAAAAGGAGGACATGCTGTTCATACGGCTAACGACTGTCTGTGTGTAGATGGCAGAATAGTGTGGCTTAATGGGGAGAGAGTTGATAATCCTAACACACATGGAACTGGCTGTACATTGTCATCAGCCATTGCAGCTAATCTTGCACAGGGATTATCAATAGAAGAAAGTGTGAAGGCAGCTAAAGAGTACCTGACAGGTGCGTTGAAAGCAGGGCTTAATCTTGGAAGCGGCAGTGGCCCGCTTGACCATACATACTGGCTTGATATTAATAAGTAG
- the floA gene encoding flotillin-like protein FloA (flotillin-like protein involved in membrane lipid rafts), with translation MPYIPIIPIIIVVLLILLFAFVPMRLWITALASGSHVGIGTLIGMRLRKVPPARIVLPLIQARKAGLQLNTNQLESHYMAGGHVDAVVNALIASSRAGMNIPFEMAAAIDLAGRDVLEAVRMSVNPKVIETPNISAVAKDGIELLVKARVTVRTNINQLVGGAGEATVIARVGEGIVTTVGSADSHKSVLENPDSISKAILQKGLDIGTAFQILSIDIADVDIGRNIGAHLQSLQAEADKNIAQAKAEERRAAAVALEQEMKASVVAAEAEVPKALAEALRTGRMGFKDYYDLQNLKADTKMRQSIAGETEKPATI, from the coding sequence ATGCCTTACATTCCAATTATTCCAATCATTATTGTGGTACTGCTTATATTGTTATTCGCATTTGTACCAATGAGATTATGGATTACAGCATTAGCATCAGGAAGCCATGTCGGTATAGGAACTCTTATCGGTATGAGACTGAGAAAGGTTCCACCAGCAAGAATTGTGCTTCCACTTATTCAGGCAAGAAAAGCCGGATTACAGCTTAACACTAATCAGCTTGAGTCACATTATATGGCAGGTGGTCATGTAGACGCTGTTGTTAATGCGCTTATTGCATCAAGCAGAGCCGGTATGAACATACCATTTGAGATGGCAGCAGCTATCGACCTTGCAGGCCGTGATGTTTTAGAGGCTGTCAGAATGAGTGTTAACCCTAAGGTTATTGAGACACCTAATATTTCAGCAGTTGCCAAGGATGGTATTGAACTGTTAGTTAAGGCAAGAGTTACTGTTAGAACTAATATTAACCAGTTGGTTGGTGGTGCAGGCGAGGCTACTGTAATTGCCAGAGTTGGTGAGGGTATTGTAACAACAGTAGGTTCAGCAGATTCGCACAAGAGCGTGCTTGAGAATCCTGATTCTATCTCCAAGGCTATATTACAGAAGGGTCTTGATATTGGAACAGCTTTCCAGATTCTTTCTATTGATATTGCGGATGTTGATATCGGAAGAAATATAGGCGCTCATCTTCAGAGCCTTCAGGCTGAGGCTGATAAGAATATTGCACAGGCTAAGGCAGAGGAAAGAAGAGCAGCCGCTGTTGCTCTTGAGCAGGAGATGAAAGCAAGCGTTGTAGCTGCTGAGGCAGAAGTACCTAAGGCTTTGGCTGAAGCTTTAAGAACAGGCAGAATGGGCTTTAAGGATTATTATGACCTTCAGAATCTGAAGGCTGATACTAAGATGAGACAGTCGATAGCAGGAGAAACAGAGAAGCCGGCAACTATTTAA